Proteins encoded within one genomic window of Columba livia isolate bColLiv1 breed racing homer chromosome 1, bColLiv1.pat.W.v2, whole genome shotgun sequence:
- the KCNJ8 gene encoding ATP-sensitive inward rectifier potassium channel 8, whose protein sequence is MLARKSIIPEEYVLARIAAENLRKPRIRDRPRKARFIAKNGACNLAHKNIREQGRFLQDIFTTLVDLKWRHTLVIFTMSFLCSWLLFAMMWWLVAFAHGDMDPSTESTTNSTKWTPCVTCVRSFTSAFLFSIEVQVTIGFGGRMMTEECPLAITVLILQNIVGLIINAVMLGCIFMKTAQAHRRAETLIFSRQAVIAVRNGKLCFMFRVGDLRKSMIISASVRIQVVRKTTTPEGEVIPIHQVDIPVDNPIESNNIFLVAPLIICHIIDKRSPLYDISAADLALQDLELIVILEGVVETTGITTQARTSYIAEEILWGHRFVPIVTEEEGVYSVDYSKFGNTVKVAAPRCSARELDEKPSILIQTLQKSELSHQNSLRKRNSMRRNNSIRRSNSMRRTNPSLIVPKVQFITPEGSQSASET, encoded by the exons ATGCTGGCTCGGAAGAGTATCATCCCTGAAGAGTATGTGTTGGCACGAATTGCTGCTGAGAACCTGCGCAAGCCGCGCATCCGAGACCGGCCACGCAAAGCCCGCTTCATCGCCAAGAATGGGGCATGCAATCTGGCACACAAGAACATTCGTGAGCAGGGGCGATTCCTGCAAGACATTTTCACCACTTTGGTGGACCTGAAGTGGCGTCACACGCTGGTCATCTTTACTATGTCCTTCCTGTGCAGCTGGCTGCTCTTCGCCATGATGTGGTGGCTGGTGGCTTTTGCCCACGGCGACATGGACCCAAGCACAGAAAGCACTACAAACAGCACCAAGTGGACACCATGTGTGACGTGTGTCAG GTCTTtcacttctgctttccttttctccattgAAGTTCAGGTGACCATTGGTTTTGGGGGTAGGATGATGACAGAGGAATGTCCCTTGGCCATAACGGTCTTGATCCTGCAGAACATTGTAGGTCTTATTATCAACGCTGTCATGCTGGGCTGCATATTCATGAAAACAGCGCAAGCCCACAGACGGGCTGAGACCTTGATTTTCAGTCGGCAGGCAGTCATTGCAGTTCGAAATGGTAAACTTTGCTTCATGTTTCGAGTGGGAGACCTGAGAAAGAGCATGATCATTAGTGCCTCAGTGAGAATCCAGGTTGTGAGGAAGACTACAACCCCTGAAGGAGAAGTCATACCCATTCACCAAGTAGACATTCCTGTGGATAACCCCATTGAAAGCAACAATATTTTCCTTGTGGCTCCCTTAATCATTTGTCACATCATAGACAAGCGGAGTCCTCTTTATGATATCTCTGCTGCTGACCTGGCACTCCAGGACCTGGAGCTCATCGTGATACTTGAAGGAGTCGTAGAAACGACTGGCATCACAACGCAGGCGAGAACCTCCTACATAGCAGAGGAGATCCTGTGGGGTCACCGCTTTGTGCCCATCGTCACCGAAGAGGAAGGCGTGTACTCAGTTGACTACTCGAAGTTTGGCAACACTGTCAAAGTGGCGGCGCCGCGTTGCAGCGCTCGAGAGCTCGACGAGAAGCCATCTATTCTCATCCAGACCCTGCAGAAaagtgagctgtcccaccaaaACTCCCTGCGGAAACGCAACTCCATGAGGAGAAACAACTCAATTAGGAGGAGCAACTCCATGCGGAGAACAAATCCATCCCTCATTGTGCCCAAAGTGCAGTTTATCACACCCGAAGGGAGCCAGAGTGCCTCAGAAACGTGA